The genomic DNA GGTCGTATACCTCCGCCGTCGCCAGCTCGGAACCGGCATCCTGGCCCCCCACGACGAGCACCTTGCCATTGGGCATCAGCGCCGCTTTGTGGAAGGAACGGGGCCTGGCCAGGGAACCCGTGGCGATCCAGCTGTTCGAGGCCGGGTCGTACAGCTCGGCAGAGGCATTGCCACCCCCCGCGACGAGCACCTGACCATTGGGCAGCAAGGTCGCCGTTGAGAGGATGTGAGGCGAGCGCATGGCCCCCGTGGCGCTCCAGGAACCCGTGGCTGGATCGTACACCTCCGCCGCTGGGCTGTCCGCCTGTCCCGCGACGAGCACCTTGCCGTTGGGCAACAGTATCGCCGTGTGGAGGCCGCGAGACGCGTTCAAGGAGCCCGTGGCGCTCCAGGTGTTCGAGGCCGGGTCGTACACCTCCGCCGTCGCCAGGGCGCCGCCGCTCCCAGTGCCTCCCGCGACGAGCACCTTGCCGTTGGGCAGCAGTGTCGCCGTGTGGAAGACGCGAGGAGAGGCCATGGACGCCGCCGTGCTCCAGGAGCCGGTGGCCGGGTCGTACACTTCCGCCGTCGCCAGGACGCCGCTCATGCTCTGGCCTCCCACGGCGAGCACCCTGCCGTCGGGTAGCAGCGTCGCCGTGTGGCTCCAGCGAGACGTGCTCATGGAACCCGTCGAGACCCAGGTGAGGGGACCACAGACGGGGAGGCCCGTCAGGGCGAAGCGGTTGGTGACCGTGAGGTGGAAGGCGTTGGTGACGGTGGCGGTGATGATGAGGGGAACGCCCGCACTGCTGACGCACGCGGGCGCCGTCCAGGTGACACGGCTGGTGGAGGCACCGGTGGACGCCGTGCCCAACACGCCGGTGCTGGCACTCCAGAAGAAGGAGAGCGCGGAGCCCTCGGGATCGCGGGCGACCACCTCGAAGTCGATCTCCTGGGAGGGCGCGGCGGTGGGCGAGGAGGCGGAGGCGGACACCAGCACGGGGGGCAGGTGGGGCGCGGAGGAGGAACTGTTGCTCACGCACAGGGCCGCGCTCCCGGTGTGTGCTGCCCCGCGGCCATCGGAGACGGAGACGGTGAGGCGGCAGTTGTTGCAGGCCCCGGAAGGAAGGGCGGTCGGGGTGAATTGGGCGGAAGGAGAAGCGGCGTTGGCCCAGGTGCCCGCACAGGAGGCACTCCAGGCATAGGTCAGGCTGTCACCATCCGGATCCGAGGCCCGCGCGGAGACGGAGACGGTGTGCCCGACGGCCAGCCGGGCAGGGGCCGCGCTGATGGAGGACACCAGGGGCGAGGTGTTGAAGGAGATGAAGAACCAGGCATTGCCCTCCGCTCCGCTGGAGGTGACGGCGACGCTCAGGGAGATGGAGGAGGCGAGGCCCCTGGAGTCGGTGACGGTGACGATGAGGGTTTGGATGCCGGAGGAGGCAGGCGCCGTCCAGGACGTGGAGGGCCCGGTGGGCGAGGAGAAGGAGCCCGCGGTGGAGGCCCAGGCGTAGGAGAGCGCGTCATCCGGGTTGGGATCATGGGCGGTGACGGACAGGGAGAGCGTGCCGCCCACGGCAACGGAGGTGGAGGAGGCGAGGAGGGAGTCGATGAGGGGGGCTTCGTTGTCGAAGGGAGGAGGGGCCGAGATGGGCTGGAGGGTGAGGGCGATGAGGGCGGTCTGGTCCGGGAGGAGGGAGATGCCGGAAGCGGAGCCCTGGAAGAGCAGGGTGCCGGAGGCGTCGAAGGCCTGGGCGAGGAAGGCGCGATTGGAGCCGGCGGGAATGTGGCCGAGGGAGCCGGTCCAGACGCCATCCGAGGGGACGAGGTCGACGGAGAGGGGGGTGAAATCAGAAGCGCTGGCGGTGACGGAGACGCGGGAGATGGAGGAGGAGAGGGCCTGGGCGAGGGAGATGGCGAACTGGGCCGAGCCGTGGGGGGATGAAGAGGGAGGGGCGCAGCCCGCGAGCAGCATCAGACACAGCGCCAGCGGAAGGGGGGAGGAGAGCCGTTTCATGAGTCCTGAAAGGGGGAGGGATGAAGTATTGAAACACATCTCCTTTCGTCGACGTCCTCGTCCACCCCGCGCGAGTGCACAGGGAGGCCATAGAGGCCGGTGCCGACAAAGAAGGAGTGAGCTTGGCGACCGTCGGTTGGGGTTCAGCTGGGCTGTTGAAGGCCGGTTTCTGGACTTCTCTTGGAGTGAGAGCAAGATTCTCTCTCCGCGAAGAGACCATCGCCAGAGTCAGGGGGGCGAGTACGTGCTCTGCGGTCCAGGGGAGGCCTGTCGATGGATTGTGGCAATTGTGGGGAGCCGCTTAATCGCTCGCAGTGGACATCGGACGAAAAGAGCAAGTCTTGTCCTGGTTGCTCTCAGGCCGACGGCACTGAGCACATATTCTATCCTTACCCGGCGGGATTTGGAACCACGACTGCTCGTAGCTCAGATGTCCACCCGGATGGCCCTCAGAGTTATTGCAACAGCTGTCGGGGAAGAGGGATGACCCCTGGCTTGAAAACGCGTTGCCGTCAGGTCATTCCCGGCGCACTGCATCAGCCTTCGGCGGTGCCTCCGATGAGGAGAAAACGAAGCGCCTGAGTTGCAGGCGTTGTGCCTTGAATCGCAGCCCCAGCCACTCCAGACGGGCCTATCGCAAGGTCGTTGACCGCACCTTCATCGTCCCAGCGCGCGCCATGGCCCTCACTCCACGCGGCGGCGCCAGCGAATCATCATCAGCGCAGCCAATCCGAGCGTGCTCAGGGCCCCCGGCGCGGACGTGCAGCCGCATCCCGTGGCCTGCGCGGGCTCGTCGGAGGCCCCGGCATCCTCGCCGCCGACGCCCGCGTCCGCGGAGGCGCCTGTCCCCGCATCAGGCCCCGGACCCGTGCCGGCATCGGCTTCCCCAGGTCCGCCTCCGGCATCGCCGGGCCAACCCGCGCAGTTGCCGAGAGAGTGCTCGAGGGCGCCCAGCGTGAAGGGGCCCGAGGCCGGACGGGGGCGGCCGCACCAGTCGTCCGTCACCTGGGCGTGAGCCCCGGCGGCGCCGAGGAGCGAGGAGACGCTTCCCTCGAGGGTGAGATTTCCCTGGAGGGGGGCGACGTACCAGCCCTCGAAGGTGGCCGCGGACACCTGGGTGAGGTTGGTGCCGGCGTCGAAAGTCGCCGAGTCCCGGGCGCGAATGGCGGAGGACAGCAGGTTGCCGTGGGCCTCGCCGCTGGTGGAGGCGTAGCGGAAGTCCACCCCGGCGGTGGAGATGAGGGTGTTGAAGAGCACCTGCGTCGAGCGGGCCCTGTTGAGGTAGATGCCCACGTCCGAGCAGTTGACGATGACGTTGTTGCGCATCACCCCGCCCGAGTGCTCCGGGTCGCAGGGCACACTCGCGTCGAAGGCCGGGGCGCAGAAGGCGTTGGCGGTGCCGCCTCCGCCGAAGGACAGGCCGATGCGGGTGCCCCCGGTGGCCAGGTCGCGGGTGCACAGCACCAGGTTGCGCTCGAAGACGCCCTCCCTCCCGCCGCTCTTCATGAAGGCGCCGTAGGAGATGGCGTTGCCGCCATTCTTGTGGAAGTCGTGGAGGAAGTTGTCGCGCACCACCCAGCCGTCGCCGGTGTCGATGTTGAGCTTGGTGACCGGGTTGGAGGTCACCCGCGGCCGGGTGTCGGCGAGCTCGTTGCGCTCCACCAGTCCGCGGTGGGGAATCTCCCAGACCCCATTGATGAGTGAGGCGTTCACCTTCAGCTGGGCGTTGAAGTCGCGCACCCGGCTCTCGCGCAGGACGAAATCGTGCGCGCGGCCGGTGACGTGGAAGGCGTGCTCGCAGGCGCTGTCGCTCGCGCACACCCCCTCGACGTCCAGCCCCTCGAAGGTCCAGTGGGGCCCGGAGACCTTGAAGCCCTCGCTGGCGTCGAAGCGAATCCGCGCCCCCATCCGGCTCTGGGCCCGCACCACGATGGGCTGCTCGGCGGTGCCCGCCGCCGAGCAGGTGAGGTTGGTCTTGACGTCGTAGGTGCCGGGGGCGAGCTCGATGGCGTCGCCCGCCCGTGCCGAGGCGAGCGCCGTCTGCAGTTGCGCCACCGAGGAGACGTTCACCGTCCGGGCCAGGGCGGGGGAGACAGCGGGCAGGAGCAGGAGCCCGCCGAGGGAGAACGACCGGAGGAAGCAGCGTAGGCGCATAGGCCCCCGATGTTACGCGGCCCCGTCCATCAACGCGTGTCAGTTCAGCGTGCCGCGGAAGCCGATGGGGCCCTCCCCGGCGTACGTCATGGTCCCCGCCAGCGTCTTACCCCCATCGGTGGAAGTGACATCGAGGGAGACGACGCCCTGGCTCTGTCGGGCGCCGATGAGCCAGATGCCGCCCGGCTGCCAGGGCGCGGCGGAACCTCCCCACTGGTTCTGCACCGTGTAGGTGTTCTCACCGTCCTGGGTTGCCTTGAAGGCGATGGCCCCTTCTCCCGAGTACGTCATGCTTCCCGTCAGGGTCTTGCCCCCATCGGTGGAGGTGGCCTTGATGGCGGTGACTTTCTGGCCATCCCGGGCGCCGATGAGCCAGGCGCCTCCCTGCTGCCAGGGAGCGGAAGCACCCCCCCACTGGTTCTGCACCGTGTAGGCCCCACCCGAGCGCAACTCGCCCTTGAAGCCGATGGGGCCCTCCCCGGCGTACGTCATGGTCCCCGCCAGGGTCTTGCCCCCATCGTTGGAGGTGAGGTCGATGGCGACGACGCCCTGGTTCTTGCGGGAGCCGAGGATCCACGTTCCTCCCTCCTGCCAGGGCGCGGAGGAGCCTCCCCACTGGTTCTGCACCGTATAGGTGTTGGTGCCGGACAGGGTCGCCCGGAAACCAATCTCTCCTTCTCCCGAGTACGTCATGGTTCCCGTCAGGGTCTTGCCGCCATCCTCGGACTTCGCCTTGAGCGCGATGACGCCCTGGTTGGAACGACCGCCAATCGCCCACAAGCCGCCCTGATTCCAGGCCGCGGACGAACCCCCCCACTGGTTCTGCACATTGTAGATGGACACGTGGGAACTCCCTCGCCGCGCATTGGGATGAAAGACAAGGCACTCGCGGCGTGCGACAAATACGCACTTGGAGTAAAAACCCCAAGAGGAACCGATCGCTTTCCTACTTCCTGTCCTGTTTTAGTCCAACTTGAAGTCCGCCAGTGAGCACCCGCGAGGGACGCGTGTAAAGCGTTTGTCAGCGTGCACTGAGTTCAGTCGTTGATCGGCAGGGCCCACAGCTCATAGCCATGCGTGTCGTCGTAGGCGACGAAGTAGACGGTGGATCCCACACGGGTGAAGCGGTACGGGAACGAGTTTCCGCCCGGGTTGAGGTCCTGGACGAGGGTGGTGCCCGCCGCCGTGCCATCCGACACCCAGGGCTCCAGCCCCAGGTCCAACCCGGATTCGTTGTAGAGCACGCGGTCACCCACGGCGTAGATACGGCTCTGGAACTCGTCCCTCTTGCTCAGGAGTCGCGACAGCTGCAGGGTGCCCGCCTGGGTGCCATCCGTCACCCAGAGATGCACCTCCAGGGGCACGGGGCCGCCAGACGAGATGGCCTGGGCGAAGAAGAGCTTGCCGCCGGCCACCGCGAAGGTGACGACGCCGGGGTCCGCGTCCTCCTGGGCGGCATAATCATTGGTCAGGGTCGCCACCTCCCGCTCCCGCACGCCGCCCGAGCCGTCGAGCTCCAGCGACGACAGGCGCATCAGGTGGTCCGCGCCCGAGCGTGCCAGGAAGACGTTGGAGCCGGTGCCCGGCATCAACGAGGCGACGGGGGTGCTGACGCGAGGCAGGGCGCGCACCCATTGTGTGCCCGCCTCGGTGCCGTCCGTGCGCCACAGCTCCTGATCCCGGGACTGAGTGTCCGTGATGAAGAAGAGCGAGCCGCCCGCGGTCTGGAAGGAGTGGGGATAGGAGCCGCCCGCGCCGGGTTCGATGTCCTTCACCCGGAAGGTGCCCGCCTCGGTGCCATCCGTGCGCCACAGCTCGGAGCCGTGCTCCGGCTCGTTCACGGAGAAGAAGAGTGTGCCGCCCATGACCGTGGGCGTGCCGTTCACGTACGATTTTGGACCCAGGTCCTTCACTCGGAAGGTGCCCGCCTCGCTGCCATCGCTCCTCCACACCTCGCTGCGGACCGAGTAGTCCTCGCTCATCTGGGTGCGAATGAAGAACAACCGGGTGCCGAGGCGGGTGAGATCCATCAGGCTCGTGTCGCCCGCGCCCGGTGTGATGTCCTTGACCAGGCGCGTGCCGCTGGCGGAGCCGTCACTCACCCACAGCTCGCGGCCGTAGACCTCGTCCTTGCCAACGATGAAGAGCTGGTTGCCCACGGGCGTGAGCTCCCGCACCGGGTTCCCCGGGATCTCGCTTTCAGCGGGGAAGCGCTTGAGTTCCACCGTGCCGCCTTCGCTGCCATCACTCGTCCACAGACCGCCGTGGCCGTCGGCGAAGTAGGGGGCGAAGAACAGGCGGTCGCGGAAGGACACCAGCAACTCGGGGGCGGGCTGGTACCAGGGCGGCGTGATGCTGGAGGGCGGGAAGATGTCGCGCACGAGGTACGGGGCTGAAGCGCGGTCTATTGGTGTTAGAGCAGGGTGGGTCACTCAGTACAGCAGGGAGCGGATGGGGGTCGTGGCGTACAGGGCTGGTCCTCCATCACCAATCTGGCCGTCGGAGTTGTAGCCCCAGGCCCAGGTGGTGCCATCGGACCAGGCACCTGCACGGGAATCGCGCTTGGTCGTGGTGCCATCGCCGAGCTGGCCGAGTCCATTGCTGCCCTCAAGGGGTTGCCGGCGGGAGCACGTCGAGCAATGGCCGATGCAGCGAGGGCGCCGCGACGAGGGGGCCGCCCGCCCGGCCTTGCCCCATCGCTCCATGGCGGAGGTGGTCTTCCTGACGGGTTTCTTCCTGCTGTCGTTGGGCGCGATCGCCGAGAAGGTGACCGGTCGGAAGCCGAGCCGGAGTGAACTCGAGCCGTGGATGACGGCCACCGCGGAGCTGTTGTGCGCCTACCTGGAGCGCCTTTCAGTACAGGGCCCTTGAAGCTTCGTCACCGCAGGCGCACCTTCAGGTGTTCCACGGCGGAGTTGAGACGTCCTCGGAGGGCATCGAGCAAACGCTCCTCGACGGATGCTTGTTCCCAGACCGCGGCTCGCTCAAGTCCCACACAGTCCTGGGGCTCGGCGGCTCTCTTGTTGCCAGTGGTGTCGAAGATGGTGCATCGACGGAAATCGCCCACGTCCTGCCTGAACTGAACGAGCGGTTGAATCAGGTCCTCTTCGAGCTCTCTCCATCCAATGGGTTCCCACGCTTTCAGCGCGAGCAGGTTGACGGCGATCTTGAAGAGGACTGACCTCGAGGCAATGCCGTCTACATCGGCGTCTGGGCTTTCGGTCCTGAGATTGTAGAAGGCGAGATAGGGTGGCGCTAACAGCCGGCCGTACCCGAATGAGCCATCGGCGAGCGCCAGTCGGACGAAAGTGCCTGCCTTGTGCCTCTGCTTGCTCAATTCTCAGTCTCCGTAACAGTTCCAGCCCGGTGAAAAGGCTGGAGCGTGGTGTCTCCGGCGGTATTTTTCCCGTCAGTCGCCCGGGTGCAACGGTACCGAAGAGGGTGAATAAACGGGCCTCGGACTTCGTCGCGGTGCCCATGCTCCTCGCGCTTCTCGGCCTCACCCTCCTGGCCTCGACTCCGACGGTTCCGCCCACTTCGTGCCTGTTCGCCAATGGAAAGACGGCGTGTGGCTACTCCTGTCAGCGGAGTGTCAACGACGTCCGCTGCGCCAGTACCCCCTACGGCACCTGCGCGATGTTCCATGACAGGGTGTACTGCTTCGACCCCCCGCTCGCGGCCATCCACCATCCGCCCGACGAGGGCCTGCGCCCCGAGTGCAAGGGGATTGGCGACGAGGCGGCCTGTGGCTTCAATTGCCTCGTGGCCCAGGGGAAGATCGCCTGTGCGCGAACGCCCTATGGCGTGTGCCGGGAGCACCTCGGCGAGCTGAAGTGCTGGGACCCGCCCGAGTCCGTCATCCACGAGCTTGGCGCGCGGACGCCGAGGCCTGGCTGCCTCACGGCATCCACGGCCCTCGAGTGCGGTTATGACTGCAAGGCCAGCCGCGCGGAGGTGAAGTGCGCGGCGACCCCGCGCGGCCGGTGCGAGAAGAACGACTTCCGGCTCGAGTGCTTCGATCCTCCGTCGCTCACGCACTGCGCGCACGCGCAGCCGCCCGACCCCGCGGAGGTGCGCAAGCCGAAGCACCAGCGGCGGGAGGTCCAGGCGGAGGAGTCCGGGTCCGCCGCGCGCTGACGCTTATTCCCGGCGCTTCCATGTCTTGGGGGCCCCCGGTGCTCGGGCACCCTCCATCTGGAGTCGGGAAGTCGGGATGTCAGCACCCTTGTTGGACTTGCAAGGATGCGTACACTCCCGTTTCCGCCATCCCCCTGGGCGGAACCATCATTCTCGTGGAGAGAGCCCCATGCGCACTTTGTCGATGACCATCCTCCTCGCGGCCCTCCTGTCGGGCTGTAGCAGCAGCAAGACCCCCGACCCCACGGACGGCACGCCTCAACCCCCCGAGGACGCGGGCATCCCGTCCGAGGACGCGGGCATCCCGTCCGAGGACGCGGGCATCCCCGAGGAACCCCTTCCGAGCGGCCCTCCAGTCCCAACGGGTCCTCCCAACGTGCCCGAGTTCGAGCCGGCCTTCCCAGGTCAGACGCGCGCCCCGGCCATCCAGACGAAGACGGCCTTCCAGGTCACCGAGATCGCCTCGGGCTTCCGCAACCCCTGGGCCATCGCCTTCCTCCCTGACCAGCGCATGCTGGTGACGGAGAAGCCCACCGGCGCGCTCTACATCGTCACGCCCCAGGGCGAGAAGTCTCCCGCCGTCACGGGTCTGCCGCCCGTGGACGGCCGAGGGCAGGGCGGTCTGCTCGACGTGGAGATCGGTCCCGACTACGCCCAAAGCGGCCTCATCTACTGGACCTATTACGAGCCGCGCGCGGGCGGCAATGGTCTGGCGGTGGCACGCGCGAAGCTCGTGGAGGGTGCGCAGCCGCGCGTGGAGGACGTGCAGATCATCTTCCGCATGATGCCCACGCTCGAGTCGACCCTGCACGCGGGAGGACGGCTGGTGTTCACCCCCGACGGCAAGCTGTTCGTCACGCTCGGGGAGCGCTCCATCCTCGAGGGCCGGGTGCAGGCGCGCGACGTGAAAAGCCACTTCGGCAAGATTGTCCGTATCAATCCCGACGGCTCGGTGCCCCAGGACAACCCGTACGTGAACACCGAGGGGGCCAAGCCGGAGATCTGGTCGGTGGGACACCGCAACATCCTGTCGGCGGCGCTCGACAGCCAGAAGCGGCTGTGGACGGTGGAGATGGGGCCCCGCGGAGGTGACGAACTCAACCGCCCCGAGGCGGGCAAGGACTACGGCTGGCCCACCATCGGCTATGGCGAGGAGTACTCGGGCGCGCCCATCCACGAGAGCACCCAGGGCCCGGGCATGGAGCAGCCCGTGTACTACTGGGATCCGGTGATGTCGCCCTCGGGAATGACCATCTACACCGGGGACCTCTTCCCCGAGTGGCGCAACAACATCTTCATCGGAGGCCTCTCCAGCCAGGCGCTGGTGCGGCTCATGGTGCGCAATGATCGCGTGGTGGGCGAGGAGCGGCTGCTCACGGACTTGAAAGCGCGCATCCGCGAGGTGGTGCAGGGTCCCGAGGGAGCGCTCTACCTGCTCACCGACGCCACCAACGGCAAGCTGCTCAAGCTCACACCGCGCTGAGCCGGCTCCATCCCGGCGAGGGGAGCTCCGGCTCTCACGAGAAACCCGGCCCGGGCGCCCAGACGCTTGGGCGCGTTGCACGGGTATGCGGGGTGTTTCAGCCGTAGACGCGCAGGAGCGCGGGCGGTGGGGCGTCCTCCGCGAGCCGGGTCGGCTGGACCAGGCCCTCCTCCTCGTCCTCGTCTCCGAAGACCGACATGGACACCAGGAAGGTGGTGCCCTTGCCCTGCGTGCTGCGCACGTCGATCTGCCCTCCCATGGATTGGATGATGGTGTGGCAGATGGCCAGGCCCAGGCCGGTGCCCACGCCCACGGGCTTGGTGGTGAAGAAGGGATCGAAGATGCGCTGCATCACCTCCGGGCTCATGCCCACCCCATTGTCCTCGATCTCCAGCACCACCTGCCGGGGCCCTCCGCGCCGCGTGGTGATGCGGATGAGGTTGGCCGTGGCGCGCTGCTCGGGAAAGGCCTGTAGCGCGTTGACGAGCAGGTTCACCAGCACCTGTCCCAGGCGAGCCTCGTTGCCCAGGACCGCGGGCACCGGGTCCAGGGACCGCTCCAGCCGGGTGTTCTGGCGTTGCAATTCATTGCGCACCAGCCGCAGCGCCCCGTCGATGACCTGGTGGACATTGACGGGACCCCGGCGCTCCTCGTCCGCGCGGGCGAAGGTCTTGAGATCCTGGACGATGGACTGGACGCGACCGGCACCTTCCTGGGTTTCCGCCACCACCTCGCACAGTTCGGGCAGGGCCTCGGGGGGAAGTGCCGCCCGGGACAACTGCTCGCTCAGGAAGGTGAGGTTGGAGCTGATATAGGCCAGGGGGTTGTTGATTTCGTGCGCGACGCCGGCCGCCAGCGTGCCCATGGACGCCATCCGGTCCGCCAGCCGCAGCTGCGTCTCCAGGCGCTTGCGCTCGGTGAGCTCCCGGATGACGGACACCAGGGCGGGCTGGCCATTGGCGCCCGGGAAGACCGCCCGCCGCGTGAGGAGGGTTCGCGTCAGTCCGGTGCGATCGGTGAAGCTCAGCTCGCTCTCGTCCGGCCGGCCCGAGGCCAGGGCCTGCTCGTCCTGGAGCCAATACGCCTGGGACTCGCGCGAGGGAAGGAAGTCGATGGAGCTCCTGCCCAGGAGCGCCTCGGCGGGATGTCCCATGAGCTGACAGAAGGCGGTGTTCACCATCACCCACCGGTGGTCCCGGTCCCGGACGAAGAGGGGGTCCGGTACGGCATCGAGCGTGTTGCGCAGGAAGTCGCGCGTGCGCTCCAGCTCGGCATGGGCCCGGATGCGCTCCAGCTCCGCGCCGGCGCGCGCCGCGAAGGCGCCCAGCAGCGAGAAGTCCATCTCTCCCGCCTCGAGCTGCTGCTCGTGCAGGATGGCCAGCACTCCGATGACCTCGCCCGTGGTGCTTCGGAGCGCCGCGCCCAGGTAGCCGCGCAGGCCGAGATCCGTGAGCATCAGATCCTCGGGGAAGTGCTGGCTCACGTCGTCGGCGTAATGGCAGATGGAGCAGGCGACGGCGTTGTAACAGGGCGTGCCGCGCAGCGGATAGGTCACGTTCTCCTGGAAGGCACCCCGGCTCCAGAAGGCGAGCGTCTGGATGGACTCCTTCCCGGAGCTCATCTCGCCCACCATGGTGCAGGTGACGCGGAAGGCCTCGGCCAGTTGCTTCACCAGGGTGCGGAAGAAGTCGTGGCCGAGGTCGGCCGTGGTGGCGGCCAGCAACGTCTGCAGGGCCCGCTCGGGCGGCACTCGCGAAGTGCCCGGCGTTTCCGACTGCACGCCCGTCCGGGTGGGCACGCCCATGCGCCGGGTGAGGACGAGCAGGTGCGGCGCCCAACGCTCCCCCTCGGGAGGGATGCATTCGCTGGCGCCCGCG from Melittangium boletus DSM 14713 includes the following:
- a CDS encoding kelch repeat-containing protein — its product is MKRLSSPLPLALCLMLLAGCAPPSSSPHGSAQFAISLAQALSSSISRVSVTASASDFTPLSVDLVPSDGVWTGSLGHIPAGSNRAFLAQAFDASGTLLFQGSASGISLLPDQTALIALTLQPISAPPPFDNEAPLIDSLLASSTSVAVGGTLSLSVTAHDPNPDDALSYAWASTAGSFSSPTGPSTSWTAPASSGIQTLIVTVTDSRGLASSISLSVAVTSSGAEGNAWFFISFNTSPLVSSISAAPARLAVGHTVSVSARASDPDGDSLTYAWSASCAGTWANAASPSAQFTPTALPSGACNNCRLTVSVSDGRGAAHTGSAALCVSNSSSSAPHLPPVLVSASASSPTAAPSQEIDFEVVARDPEGSALSFFWSASTGVLGTASTGASTSRVTWTAPACVSSAGVPLIITATVTNAFHLTVTNRFALTGLPVCGPLTWVSTGSMSTSRWSHTATLLPDGRVLAVGGQSMSGVLATAEVYDPATGSWSTAASMASPRVFHTATLLPNGKVLVAGGTGSGGALATAEVYDPASNTWSATGSLNASRGLHTAILLPNGKVLVAGQADSPAAEVYDPATGSWSATGAMRSPHILSTATLLPNGQVLVAGGGNASAELYDPASNSWIATGSLARPRSFHKAALMPNGKVLVVGGQDAGSELATAEVYDPATGSWSTTASMASPRVFHAAMTLPNGKVLVSGGLSSSPTAKAEVYDPATGSWSAATSMTESRIWHEATLLANGQMLASGGQSDKGTAELYTPEARFSGGVATGAMSTPRQFHTATLLPGSRVLVLGGMNESGPLATAEIYHQATGTWSPTAPMSSPRYGHTATPLPNGQVLVLGGSDRSDFLATVEVYDPVSGTWSPTGALATPLRLWHTATLLPDGRVLVSGESSSDAPVAQLYDPATGSWSTTGTMISPRADHTATLLPNGKVLVTGGTHGGSRLTTAEVYDPATGSWSVTGAMAAARANHTATLLPNGKVLVTGGEADFDLEPPELYDPASGIWSTAGARLARRNMPSVTLLSDGRVLLAEWRDPFSSQMEAYDPAAGTWSAVGTLAFPRVMHHTATLMPNGQVLLAGGTYSGYMAEAELYIP
- a CDS encoding PE-PGRS family protein; translation: MRLRCFLRSFSLGGLLLLPAVSPALARTVNVSSVAQLQTALASARAGDAIELAPGTYDVKTNLTCSAAGTAEQPIVVRAQSRMGARIRFDASEGFKVSGPHWTFEGLDVEGVCASDSACEHAFHVTGRAHDFVLRESRVRDFNAQLKVNASLINGVWEIPHRGLVERNELADTRPRVTSNPVTKLNIDTGDGWVVRDNFLHDFHKNGGNAISYGAFMKSGGREGVFERNLVLCTRDLATGGTRIGLSFGGGGTANAFCAPAFDASVPCDPEHSGGVMRNNVIVNCSDVGIYLNRARSTQVLFNTLISTAGVDFRYASTSGEAHGNLLSSAIRARDSATFDAGTNLTQVSAATFEGWYVAPLQGNLTLEGSVSSLLGAAGAHAQVTDDWCGRPRPASGPFTLGALEHSLGNCAGWPGDAGGGPGEADAGTGPGPDAGTGASADAGVGGEDAGASDEPAQATGCGCTSAPGALSTLGLAALMMIRWRRRVE
- a CDS encoding lectin OAA family protein, with protein sequence MSIYNVQNQWGGSSAAWNQGGLWAIGGRSNQGVIALKAKSEDGGKTLTGTMTYSGEGEIGFRATLSGTNTYTVQNQWGGSSAPWQEGGTWILGSRKNQGVVAIDLTSNDGGKTLAGTMTYAGEGPIGFKGELRSGGAYTVQNQWGGASAPWQQGGAWLIGARDGQKVTAIKATSTDGGKTLTGSMTYSGEGAIAFKATQDGENTYTVQNQWGGSAAPWQPGGIWLIGARQSQGVVSLDVTSTDGGKTLAGTMTYAGEGPIGFRGTLN
- a CDS encoding ELWxxDGT repeat protein, with amino-acid sequence MRDIFPPSSITPPWYQPAPELLVSFRDRLFFAPYFADGHGGLWTSDGSEGGTVELKRFPAESEIPGNPVRELTPVGNQLFIVGKDEVYGRELWVSDGSASGTRLVKDITPGAGDTSLMDLTRLGTRLFFIRTQMSEDYSVRSEVWRSDGSEAGTFRVKDLGPKSYVNGTPTVMGGTLFFSVNEPEHGSELWRTDGTEAGTFRVKDIEPGAGGSYPHSFQTAGGSLFFITDTQSRDQELWRTDGTEAGTQWVRALPRVSTPVASLMPGTGSNVFLARSGADHLMRLSSLELDGSGGVREREVATLTNDYAAQEDADPGVVTFAVAGGKLFFAQAISSGGPVPLEVHLWVTDGTQAGTLQLSRLLSKRDEFQSRIYAVGDRVLYNESGLDLGLEPWVSDGTAAGTTLVQDLNPGGNSFPYRFTRVGSTVYFVAYDDTHGYELWALPIND
- a CDS encoding immunity 26/phosphotriesterase HocA family protein is translated as MSKQRHKAGTFVRLALADGSFGYGRLLAPPYLAFYNLRTESPDADVDGIASRSVLFKIAVNLLALKAWEPIGWRELEEDLIQPLVQFRQDVGDFRRCTIFDTTGNKRAAEPQDCVGLERAAVWEQASVEERLLDALRGRLNSAVEHLKVRLR
- a CDS encoding PQQ-dependent sugar dehydrogenase; the protein is MRTLSMTILLAALLSGCSSSKTPDPTDGTPQPPEDAGIPSEDAGIPSEDAGIPEEPLPSGPPVPTGPPNVPEFEPAFPGQTRAPAIQTKTAFQVTEIASGFRNPWAIAFLPDQRMLVTEKPTGALYIVTPQGEKSPAVTGLPPVDGRGQGGLLDVEIGPDYAQSGLIYWTYYEPRAGGNGLAVARAKLVEGAQPRVEDVQIIFRMMPTLESTLHAGGRLVFTPDGKLFVTLGERSILEGRVQARDVKSHFGKIVRINPDGSVPQDNPYVNTEGAKPEIWSVGHRNILSAALDSQKRLWTVEMGPRGGDELNRPEAGKDYGWPTIGYGEEYSGAPIHESTQGPGMEQPVYYWDPVMSPSGMTIYTGDLFPEWRNNIFIGGLSSQALVRLMVRNDRVVGEERLLTDLKARIREVVQGPEGALYLLTDATNGKLLKLTPR
- a CDS encoding two-component system sensor histidine kinase NtrB, with product MHVTLLGIPDFVSEELEREFHAEALAIECRRVALERRLLPQVIPPGLVVLWDPGGPLEQMRGICQRLASLGSLSRTCLVVLTRRDEVERETLVLAGASECIPPEGERWAPHLLVLTRRMGVPTRTGVQSETPGTSRVPPERALQTLLAATTADLGHDFFRTLVKQLAEAFRVTCTMVGEMSSGKESIQTLAFWSRGAFQENVTYPLRGTPCYNAVACSICHYADDVSQHFPEDLMLTDLGLRGYLGAALRSTTGEVIGVLAILHEQQLEAGEMDFSLLGAFAARAGAELERIRAHAELERTRDFLRNTLDAVPDPLFVRDRDHRWVMVNTAFCQLMGHPAEALLGRSSIDFLPSRESQAYWLQDEQALASGRPDESELSFTDRTGLTRTLLTRRAVFPGANGQPALVSVIRELTERKRLETQLRLADRMASMGTLAAGVAHEINNPLAYISSNLTFLSEQLSRAALPPEALPELCEVVAETQEGAGRVQSIVQDLKTFARADEERRGPVNVHQVIDGALRLVRNELQRQNTRLERSLDPVPAVLGNEARLGQVLVNLLVNALQAFPEQRATANLIRITTRRGGPRQVVLEIEDNGVGMSPEVMQRIFDPFFTTKPVGVGTGLGLAICHTIIQSMGGQIDVRSTQGKGTTFLVSMSVFGDEDEEEGLVQPTRLAEDAPPPALLRVYG